A window from Campylobacter concisus encodes these proteins:
- a CDS encoding YbgC/FadM family acyl-CoA thioesterase has translation MKIRIYYEDTDAGGIVYHTNYIKFCERARSEAFFQAGLNFTKEGGYFVVSSLEAKFIASAVLGDEVFVRTKILELKKASLVLEQGIYKFDDKNTEKLLFRATITLAFMKEEKLAKINDEIKKFLENSKF, from the coding sequence GTGAAAATACGAATCTACTACGAAGATACCGATGCTGGTGGCATAGTCTATCATACAAACTACATTAAATTTTGCGAGCGAGCTAGAAGTGAAGCATTTTTTCAGGCTGGATTAAATTTTACAAAAGAGGGCGGATACTTTGTAGTTTCGTCGCTTGAGGCTAAATTTATAGCTTCTGCTGTGCTTGGCGATGAAGTATTTGTTAGAACCAAAATTTTAGAGCTTAAAAAAGCTAGTCTTGTTTTGGAGCAAGGAATTTATAAATTTGATGACAAAAATACCGAAAAGCTACTTTTTAGAGCGACGATTACGTTAGCCTTTATGAAAGAAGAGAAGCTTGCTAAGATAAATGATGAGATAAAGAAATTTTTGGAGAATTCTAAATTTTAG
- a CDS encoding Cj0814 family flagellar-dependent secreted protein: MLSGIGGFSSVAKNFQLNEKHNIKSQIIYKNEISQPDTVEHKFNEVLGYKVDTDGYFTSEFNEAAGIPKDYKIHSDTLKSLVNVNDKAIAFNKMFSKIDIAKTVGNAYKILSQVVGEDVLNSKESFNKEDLAKFPQGYEYEKSSLKVTKVNKNIYDYTSARSAFDDKSGKTNMETLFFNSSYHELTTTPQYKPSTNIFDNNNGGKESENVSVFINPHGERYTNPDGSITKGGLIAAVINSNLDVREGETTVWGKMQGYDKSISGKEYRQKLDAFIDSRNIYGIKGSELDGLSKDYREYVLTFQKMQESLLPGSTALSGNSNITSDGKESKSLFEIMQEDMKEVQKRLEKLIEQEKRTQKMLGKNRKYDKELEQNTRKNLEELEAMMKFNAKSVDIKA, from the coding sequence ATGTTAAGCGGTATCGGCGGATTTTCTAGCGTCGCTAAAAATTTTCAGCTAAATGAAAAACATAACATAAAGAGTCAAATCATATATAAAAATGAAATCTCGCAGCCGGATACGGTCGAGCATAAATTTAACGAAGTTTTAGGCTACAAAGTCGATACGGACGGATATTTTACGTCCGAATTTAACGAAGCCGCAGGTATCCCAAAGGACTACAAAATCCACTCAGATACCTTAAAATCGCTCGTGAACGTAAATGATAAAGCGATCGCATTTAATAAAATGTTTTCAAAAATCGACATAGCAAAAACAGTCGGCAATGCATATAAAATTTTATCCCAAGTAGTCGGCGAGGACGTTTTAAATTCCAAAGAAAGTTTTAACAAAGAAGACCTCGCCAAATTTCCTCAAGGATACGAGTACGAAAAATCAAGTCTAAAAGTAACTAAAGTAAATAAAAACATCTACGACTATACGTCGGCACGTAGCGCATTTGACGATAAGTCCGGGAAAACCAATATGGAAACGCTATTTTTTAATAGTTCATATCATGAGTTAACAACAACGCCGCAATATAAGCCGTCAACCAATATCTTTGATAACAATAACGGCGGCAAAGAGAGCGAAAATGTGAGCGTGTTTATAAATCCTCACGGCGAAAGATACACTAACCCTGACGGTAGCATAACCAAAGGAGGCTTGATAGCAGCCGTAATAAACTCAAATTTAGACGTACGAGAGGGCGAAACTACGGTTTGGGGCAAGATGCAAGGTTATGACAAAAGCATAAGTGGCAAAGAATACAGACAAAAGCTGGACGCCTTTATTGATTCACGCAATATCTATGGCATCAAAGGAAGCGAGCTTGACGGGCTTAGCAAGGATTACCGAGAATATGTACTAACGTTTCAAAAAATGCAAGAGTCGCTTTTGCCCGGTAGCACTGCCTTAAGCGGCAACTCTAACATAACTTCCGACGGCAAAGAATCAAAAAGCCTCTTTGAAATAATGCAAGAGGATATGAAAGAGGTGCAAAAACGTCTAGAAAAGCTAATAGAGCAAGAAAAGCGAACGCAAAAGATGCTGGGTAAAAACAGAAAATACGACAAAGAGCTAGAGCAAAATACTAGAAAAAATTTAGAAGAACTTGAGGCGATGATGAAATTTAACGCTAAGAGCGTGGATATAAAGGCTTGA
- a CDS encoding threonine/serine exporter family protein, which produces MFELLTATLIDGAFAAVAGLGFAYASSPPKRTLVFCALLAAFAHASRFWIMQMGFFNISVATLIVSFLSGILGMLFAKRLKAPAEIIAFPALLPMVPGVYAYKGILALFSFLNETDIAKKNEYLIIFFDNAITTTTVSLALGVGVSVVLILFYDQSLMITRGAKCDLATRKTRG; this is translated from the coding sequence ATGTTTGAGCTTTTGACTGCGACTCTCATAGACGGTGCCTTTGCCGCGGTGGCGGGTCTTGGCTTTGCCTACGCTAGCTCGCCGCCTAAAAGAACTCTTGTATTTTGCGCGCTGCTTGCGGCATTTGCGCACGCCAGCCGCTTTTGGATCATGCAGATGGGATTTTTTAACATCAGCGTCGCCACTCTCATCGTCTCTTTTTTAAGCGGGATTTTAGGTATGCTCTTTGCCAAACGGCTCAAAGCGCCCGCCGAGATCATCGCATTTCCGGCGCTTTTGCCGATGGTGCCGGGAGTCTACGCGTACAAGGGCATTTTGGCGCTGTTTTCATTTCTAAACGAGACTGATATCGCTAAGAAAAACGAATACCTAATCATATTTTTCGATAACGCAATCACGACTACGACGGTCTCGCTAGCGCTTGGCGTTGGGGTTTCGGTGGTGCTTATTTTATTTTACGATCAGTCCTTGATGATTACTCGCGGCGCTAAGTGCGATCTGGCGACGAGAAAGACGCGCGGATAA
- a CDS encoding threonine/serine exporter family protein, whose translation MNAKPDIQVLTNFLTEYTSAMVSAGTYTARVEKCVDRVARRYGYDVSVTIFVKYFTISVMDSADNSLRRTYVKKIPLGQVSFNRISELSSLSWRILDENLSLGEAKEQFEGVMRIGANKFTSSLILISLANAAFCKLFGGDAGSVACVFFATLVGYSLRFAFAKMGVNLKIQYVLTSFVVSFIAYLGVFYGFTHTSDVAIGSSILFLMPGVFLINSVFDILNDNTLVGISRAVSTGILILCIAVGVYITLSLSSAEILHV comes from the coding sequence TACACGAGCGCGATGGTGAGTGCTGGCACCTACACCGCGCGCGTCGAAAAGTGCGTCGACCGCGTGGCTAGGCGCTATGGCTACGACGTTAGCGTGACGATTTTCGTGAAGTATTTTACGATTAGCGTCATGGACTCGGCCGACAACTCCCTGCGCCGAACTTACGTAAAAAAGATCCCGCTGGGGCAGGTGAGCTTTAACCGTATTTCCGAGCTTTCGTCGCTTAGCTGGCGGATTTTGGATGAAAATTTGAGCCTGGGCGAGGCCAAAGAACAGTTTGAAGGCGTCATGCGGATAGGTGCGAATAAATTTACAAGCTCGCTTATTTTGATCAGCCTTGCAAATGCGGCGTTTTGCAAGCTTTTCGGCGGCGATGCGGGCTCGGTGGCTTGCGTATTTTTCGCGACGCTCGTGGGATATAGCCTTAGATTTGCGTTTGCTAAAATGGGCGTAAATTTAAAAATCCAGTACGTTTTGACCTCGTTTGTAGTCTCGTTTATCGCCTATCTTGGCGTATTTTACGGCTTTACGCACACTAGCGACGTGGCGATCGGCTCGTCGATACTCTTTTTGATGCCGGGCGTTTTTCTCATAAACTCGGTCTTTGATATCCTAAACGACAACACGCTAGTAGGCATCAGCAGGGCCGTGAGCACGGGCATCCTGATACTTTGCATCGCGGTGGGCGTCTATATCACGCTCTCGCTTAGCAGCGCGGAGATTTTACATGTTTGA